One Akkermansiaceae bacterium genomic region harbors:
- a CDS encoding DUF1080 domain-containing protein: MKKHIVLTLPLIVSLATSVSAAPPVVKVETRMEKGKPVEYKYIDGIKVHEEDPAKQPQPKVVTPKPYDAEAAKAPANAKILFDGTEKTLGNWTSTQGGPTKWKLVDGALESVRKAGYIQSKEQFGSCKLHIEFATPAVAKGSGQGRGNSGVFLMGQYEVQVLDSYQNPTYPDGQCGALYGRVKPLVNACRKPGEWQTYDITFHRPVFNEKGEVTRRARFHVVHNGIVIHDNVELWGGTSWRGPHSISEYIKHGDKGHLQMQDHGNPVRFRNIWIVEIAD; encoded by the coding sequence ATGAAAAAACACATTGTTCTAACACTGCCACTCATTGTCAGCCTTGCCACTTCAGTATCGGCTGCACCGCCTGTGGTGAAAGTAGAAACCAGGATGGAAAAAGGCAAACCGGTCGAGTACAAGTATATCGATGGGATCAAGGTGCATGAGGAAGATCCTGCGAAACAACCACAGCCGAAGGTCGTGACCCCCAAACCCTACGATGCCGAGGCGGCCAAAGCTCCGGCGAATGCCAAAATTCTATTTGATGGCACCGAAAAAACACTCGGAAACTGGACATCCACCCAGGGTGGCCCCACCAAGTGGAAGCTCGTTGACGGCGCCCTGGAGTCGGTGCGTAAAGCCGGCTATATCCAGAGTAAGGAGCAATTTGGCTCCTGCAAGTTGCACATCGAATTCGCCACTCCCGCCGTGGCCAAAGGTAGCGGCCAGGGTCGGGGAAACAGCGGCGTGTTTCTCATGGGGCAGTATGAAGTCCAGGTGCTCGACAGCTATCAAAACCCAACCTATCCCGACGGCCAGTGCGGCGCGCTTTATGGCCGGGTCAAACCCTTGGTCAACGCCTGCCGCAAACCCGGTGAGTGGCAGACCTACGACATCACATTTCATCGGCCGGTCTTTAATGAAAAAGGGGAGGTCACCCGACGCGCCAGGTTTCATGTGGTGCACAACGGCATCGTCATCCACGATAACGTAGAACTTTGGGGCGGCACCAGCTGGCGCGGACCACATTCAATCTCTGAGTACATCAAGCATGGTGACAAAGGCCACCTCCAGATGCAGGACCACGGCAATCCGGTGCGCTTCCGCAATATCTGGATTGTAGAAATCGCCGACTAA
- a CDS encoding Gfo/Idh/MocA family oxidoreductase: MKIDLSDKTILITGGRGAISEYVVNALAAGGSKLVSGTNRRRFLKSASGVVAGSLTSLGSAPFLLGQSKGTKKYRTALIGTGWWGMNILGEAIRAKRSTIVAMCDVDRRHLDPAVARVEKETGDKPSKYSDFRELLKKEKPEIVIIGTPDHWHPLIMIAAVQAGAHVYVEKPIGHTIGEGRAMVKAARATGKMVQVGTHRRVSPHNVSGMKFLKEGKAGKIGSVHAFVHYGGNGPEAPSENMAPPKALDWDLWCGPAPMRHYCENPKSWGNAIHPRGFRQYLDYANGTLGDWGIHWMDQILWWTDEKHPRKVYSTGGRAIKGVPVYHETHQTSDAPDHQIATFEFESFTAHWEHRNFAGHHAHKGENVGCYFHGTKGTFHMGWRDGWKFYPANKNEPVIHEKPTLHVPDHQNIRELWIDLLESIETPGRRPVCDIEIGHLSTNVCLLGMLSLKHGKSVAWDGEKEMIIGDPVANKLLTRDYRGDWKYPGS; this comes from the coding sequence ATGAAAATTGACCTGTCGGATAAAACCATTCTCATCACCGGGGGCCGTGGGGCGATTTCCGAATACGTCGTCAACGCCCTCGCCGCCGGTGGCTCCAAGCTGGTCTCGGGAACAAATCGCCGCCGCTTTCTAAAGTCTGCGTCCGGAGTTGTCGCTGGCTCTCTCACATCCCTTGGTTCGGCTCCCTTTCTTCTTGGGCAGAGCAAGGGGACGAAAAAGTATCGCACGGCTCTGATAGGTACGGGCTGGTGGGGGATGAATATCTTAGGCGAGGCAATACGGGCCAAAAGATCCACCATCGTGGCGATGTGCGATGTCGACCGACGCCATCTGGACCCGGCGGTCGCGCGCGTGGAAAAAGAGACGGGTGACAAGCCGAGCAAGTACAGCGATTTTCGTGAACTTCTTAAAAAGGAAAAACCCGAAATCGTGATCATCGGCACCCCCGACCACTGGCATCCGCTTATCATGATTGCTGCCGTGCAAGCTGGTGCGCATGTCTATGTGGAAAAGCCGATCGGACACACCATCGGGGAAGGGCGTGCGATGGTAAAGGCGGCCCGTGCCACGGGGAAAATGGTCCAGGTAGGCACACATCGCAGGGTCTCGCCTCACAATGTTTCAGGGATGAAGTTTCTCAAGGAGGGTAAGGCTGGAAAGATCGGGAGTGTCCACGCCTTTGTCCACTATGGCGGCAACGGCCCTGAGGCACCCTCCGAAAACATGGCTCCGCCCAAAGCGCTCGACTGGGACCTCTGGTGTGGGCCGGCCCCTATGCGGCATTATTGCGAGAATCCGAAAAGCTGGGGGAATGCAATTCATCCACGTGGTTTCCGCCAGTATCTCGATTATGCCAATGGAACGCTCGGCGACTGGGGAATCCACTGGATGGACCAGATCCTGTGGTGGACGGATGAGAAGCATCCCCGCAAGGTTTACTCGACCGGCGGGCGCGCCATCAAGGGGGTGCCTGTCTATCATGAAACGCACCAGACCAGCGATGCTCCGGACCACCAGATCGCGACCTTCGAGTTTGAATCCTTCACGGCCCACTGGGAGCATAGGAACTTTGCCGGTCACCATGCGCACAAGGGCGAAAACGTAGGTTGTTACTTTCACGGCACCAAGGGCACATTCCACATGGGCTGGCGGGATGGGTGGAAGTTCTACCCTGCTAACAAAAATGAGCCTGTCATCCATGAGAAGCCGACACTCCACGTCCCCGACCACCAGAATATCCGGGAACTTTGGATCGATCTGCTGGAGAGTATTGAGACGCCCGGGCGGAGGCCTGTTTGTGATATCGAAATTGGCCACCTGTCGACCAATGTATGCCTGCTTGGTATGTTGAGTCTCAAGCATGGTAAAAGCGTTGCCTGGGACGGGGAAAAGGAAATGATCATCGGCGACCCCGTTGCCAACAAGCTGCTGACACGCGATTACCGGGGCGACTGGAAGTATCCGGGCAGCTGA
- a CDS encoding mannonate dehydratase, with amino-acid sequence MHLGFGFYRHMLKPEYYRFAQQCGCTHAIVHLCDYGLSRKAKGDDQPIDEEEGWGVANHPGLWTLDELLKIKAELAEYGLEFYAIENFDPAQWHDVLLDGPKKEQQMEQLKEQIRIVGEAGVSVFGYNFSIAGVAARDKVKTRGGAPAVGMVKGNTLKDKPIPNGMVWNMVYDPDAPEGVLESISHGELWSRLEYFLRNILPVAEEAGVIMAAHPDDPPLESVRCQPRLVYQHALYQKLLDLVKSPSNQLEFCVGTLAEMEDGDLYACVERYANQNVLPYVHLRNVRGTVPEYVETFIDDGKIDVGLVLRILKENDFQGVVIPDHAPQMECSAPWHAGMAFALGYIKAKMEEA; translated from the coding sequence ATGCATCTAGGATTCGGATTCTACCGCCACATGCTCAAGCCGGAGTATTATCGCTTCGCGCAACAGTGCGGCTGCACCCACGCCATCGTCCACCTCTGTGACTACGGCCTCTCCCGCAAGGCAAAGGGAGACGACCAGCCCATCGACGAGGAAGAGGGCTGGGGCGTCGCCAATCACCCTGGATTATGGACGCTCGATGAGCTGCTCAAGATCAAGGCGGAGCTCGCGGAGTATGGTCTCGAGTTTTACGCCATTGAAAACTTTGACCCCGCCCAGTGGCACGATGTCCTGCTGGACGGACCGAAGAAGGAGCAGCAGATGGAGCAGCTCAAGGAGCAGATCCGCATCGTCGGTGAGGCGGGAGTCTCTGTGTTTGGCTACAATTTCTCCATCGCCGGCGTGGCGGCGCGTGACAAGGTCAAGACCCGGGGCGGCGCTCCTGCCGTGGGTATGGTGAAAGGCAATACCCTCAAGGACAAACCGATTCCCAACGGCATGGTCTGGAACATGGTTTATGATCCGGATGCCCCCGAGGGCGTGCTGGAGAGCATCAGCCACGGGGAACTCTGGAGCCGACTCGAGTATTTCCTCCGCAACATCCTACCCGTGGCCGAGGAGGCGGGAGTGATCATGGCGGCGCACCCGGATGATCCGCCGCTGGAATCCGTCCGCTGCCAGCCGCGCCTCGTTTACCAACACGCCCTCTATCAGAAACTGCTCGACCTGGTGAAAAGCCCGTCGAACCAGCTCGAGTTCTGCGTCGGCACCCTGGCGGAGATGGAGGACGGCGATTTGTATGCATGCGTGGAGCGCTACGCCAACCAGAACGTCCTGCCCTACGTCCACCTGCGCAACGTCCGCGGCACGGTGCCCGAGTATGTCGAGACCTTCATCGACGACGGCAAGATCGACGTCGGGCTTGTTCTCCGCATCCTTAAGGAAAACGATTTCCAGGGGGTTGTCATCCCGGATCACGCACCGCAAATGGAGTGTTCCGCGCCGTGGCACGCCGGGATGGCGTTTGCCCTCGGCTATATCAAAGCCAAGATGGAGGAGGCATAA
- a CDS encoding sugar porter family MFS transporter, producing MNPTDPPKTKMSKVLMTSAIASSIGSFLFGFDTAVISGANASIQDVFSLDESQLGYTAASALVGALVGAALIGKPCEKYGRIKVLFLLAALYLVSALGCAFNWDIWSLVSFRFIGGLAVGGASVVSPMYITEITPPRQRGVLVAVSQLNIVLGILAAYVSNYVIISIMGSATDGVAWRWMFGMEALPAALFLFSAFIIPESPRWLAHKKRHDEARKTLLKLGYQDPDKELRTIEESFASNQGRKESLLQKRYMKPLLLVCMLAVFNQLDGINVVLYYAPKIFELAGFSTEDAFKQSMTLGLVNLIFTLVGMALIDRIGRKLLLLVGSVTFIASHALAAWVFLSGDTSWLAVLAAGGVAASHAYSQGAVIWVCINELLPNAVRAVGSATACFVLWFMCILVSTAFPPLIAMFNGYVFVFFAAMMMLQFILIWIFLPETKRKSLEQIEADM from the coding sequence ATGAATCCAACCGACCCGCCCAAGACAAAGATGAGCAAAGTGCTCATGACCAGCGCCATCGCATCATCGATCGGCTCATTTTTATTTGGTTTTGACACCGCCGTGATCTCGGGTGCGAACGCCAGCATCCAGGATGTTTTTTCCCTCGATGAGTCGCAGCTCGGCTACACCGCGGCCTCCGCCCTGGTCGGTGCGCTTGTGGGTGCCGCTTTGATTGGCAAACCCTGCGAGAAGTATGGCCGGATCAAGGTCTTGTTTTTGCTGGCGGCGCTCTATCTCGTCTCGGCACTGGGTTGTGCGTTTAACTGGGATATATGGTCGCTGGTGTCGTTTCGTTTTATCGGCGGGCTTGCCGTGGGCGGTGCCTCCGTGGTGTCGCCGATGTACATCACGGAAATCACCCCGCCCCGGCAGCGGGGGGTGCTGGTGGCGGTCAGCCAGTTGAACATCGTGTTGGGGATTCTTGCGGCCTACGTTTCCAATTACGTGATCATCAGCATCATGGGGTCCGCGACCGACGGGGTGGCGTGGCGATGGATGTTTGGCATGGAGGCTCTGCCCGCCGCGCTTTTCCTGTTCTCCGCATTCATCATTCCGGAAAGCCCCCGTTGGCTGGCGCACAAAAAACGTCATGACGAAGCGAGGAAAACCTTGCTGAAGCTTGGTTACCAGGACCCGGACAAGGAGCTGCGGACCATCGAGGAAAGCTTTGCGTCGAACCAGGGACGCAAGGAGTCGTTGCTGCAGAAGCGCTACATGAAACCCCTGCTTCTGGTCTGTATGCTTGCCGTTTTCAATCAGCTCGACGGCATCAACGTGGTGCTTTACTACGCGCCCAAGATTTTTGAACTGGCGGGATTCTCCACCGAGGATGCCTTTAAACAATCGATGACCCTCGGGTTGGTGAATCTGATTTTCACCCTCGTCGGCATGGCCTTGATCGACCGGATCGGGCGCAAGCTGCTGCTGTTGGTGGGCTCCGTCACCTTTATCGCCTCCCATGCCCTGGCCGCCTGGGTGTTTCTCTCGGGTGACACCAGTTGGCTGGCCGTGCTTGCCGCGGGTGGTGTGGCAGCCTCGCACGCCTACTCGCAGGGGGCTGTGATCTGGGTGTGTATCAACGAGCTGCTGCCCAATGCCGTGCGTGCGGTTGGCTCCGCCACAGCGTGTTTTGTGCTCTGGTTCATGTGTATCCTCGTGAGTACCGCATTCCCGCCGCTGATCGCGATGTTCAACGGCTACGTCTTTGTTTTCTTCGCCGCCATGATGATGCTCCAGTTCATTCTGATCTGGATCTTCCTGCCGGAAACGAAGAGAAAATCCCTGGAGCAAATCGAAGCGGACATGTAG
- a CDS encoding class I mannose-6-phosphate isomerase yields the protein MMKSNYDKCPYIPVIHGDGEVPCCWSGWAGVLDEAAGSLTGLRGRKVLTIECYTGVDEEELADAVAGHLPSATLFRSKDVFLSENEVDALVAPFNGGDDPVFGFMTNLTMESYLDPVKVEAMRASIADVGGIVVLIGSGASLVDAGDVLVYADLARWEAQMRMRRNDIANLGTANNTLKWSLQYKRAFFNDWRVCDELKMRLVGKCDYVLDTCRPNEPKMITAGDEARAYELALKRPFRVVPFFDPAPWGGQWMKRTCDLPDGPENYGWCFDGVPEENSIVFRFGEHFVELPSINLVLREPQRLLGEKVYARFGAEFPIRFDLLDTIGGGHLSFQVHPLTEYIKEQFGMGYTQDESYYMLDADEGATVYLGLKEGIEPDAMLADLEAAQRGEKPFDDEQFVCRWPAKKHDHFLIPAGTCHCSGAGAMVLEISATPYIFTFKLWDWGRLGLDGQPRPINIGHGKKNILWDRTEDMVRRELVNAVEELERTPEWREERTGLHATEFIETRRHWFTGPVEHHTHGGVNMLNLVEGREAVVESPTGAFEPFVVHYAETFIIPAAVGPYVIRPHGESVGAECATLKAFVRS from the coding sequence ATGATGAAATCCAACTACGACAAATGTCCATATATTCCCGTAATCCACGGAGACGGGGAAGTGCCATGCTGCTGGTCGGGCTGGGCCGGGGTTCTTGACGAGGCCGCCGGTTCGTTGACCGGTTTGCGCGGCCGGAAAGTCCTGACCATTGAATGCTACACGGGAGTTGACGAGGAAGAGCTCGCGGACGCCGTGGCCGGTCATCTTCCCTCGGCCACCCTGTTCCGCAGCAAGGATGTCTTTCTGTCTGAGAATGAGGTGGACGCCCTTGTGGCGCCCTTCAATGGCGGGGACGATCCCGTGTTTGGCTTCATGACGAACCTGACGATGGAGAGCTACCTCGATCCCGTCAAGGTGGAGGCGATGCGGGCGTCCATCGCGGATGTCGGCGGCATCGTCGTGCTGATTGGTAGCGGAGCGAGTCTGGTTGATGCCGGTGACGTGCTTGTTTATGCGGACCTGGCGCGATGGGAGGCGCAAATGAGGATGCGGCGGAATGACATTGCCAACCTGGGCACAGCGAACAACACACTCAAGTGGAGCCTGCAGTACAAGCGCGCCTTTTTCAATGACTGGCGTGTTTGCGACGAGCTGAAGATGCGCCTGGTGGGCAAGTGTGATTACGTCCTGGACACGTGCAGGCCGAACGAGCCGAAGATGATCACAGCGGGTGACGAGGCCCGGGCCTATGAGCTGGCCCTCAAGCGGCCGTTCCGCGTGGTTCCCTTCTTTGATCCCGCGCCCTGGGGCGGCCAGTGGATGAAACGGACCTGTGACCTGCCGGACGGTCCGGAGAACTACGGCTGGTGTTTCGATGGAGTGCCGGAGGAAAACAGCATCGTCTTCCGCTTCGGTGAGCATTTTGTGGAGCTGCCGTCGATCAATCTTGTCCTGCGCGAGCCGCAGCGCTTGTTAGGCGAGAAGGTTTACGCGCGCTTCGGTGCCGAGTTTCCGATCCGGTTTGACCTCCTGGACACCATCGGCGGTGGCCACCTGTCGTTCCAGGTGCATCCCTTGACCGAGTATATCAAGGAGCAGTTCGGGATGGGCTACACCCAGGACGAGTCCTACTACATGCTGGATGCCGACGAGGGGGCGACGGTTTACCTCGGACTCAAGGAGGGGATAGAGCCCGATGCCATGCTCGCCGACCTGGAAGCCGCGCAGCGGGGTGAAAAACCCTTCGACGATGAACAATTCGTATGCCGGTGGCCGGCGAAAAAACACGACCATTTCCTGATCCCCGCCGGGACCTGCCACTGCTCAGGTGCTGGAGCGATGGTCCTGGAGATTAGTGCAACGCCCTATATTTTCACCTTCAAGCTGTGGGACTGGGGACGCCTCGGGCTCGACGGCCAGCCGCGCCCGATCAACATCGGACACGGCAAAAAGAACATCCTCTGGGATCGGACGGAAGACATGGTGCGCCGCGAGCTGGTGAATGCGGTGGAGGAGCTGGAGCGCACGCCCGAGTGGCGGGAGGAGCGAACCGGCCTGCACGCAACCGAGTTCATCGAGACGCGGCGCCATTGGTTCACCGGCCCTGTGGAGCACCATACCCATGGAGGCGTCAACATGCTCAACCTGGTGGAGGGGCGGGAGGCCGTCGTGGAGAGCCCGACGGGTGCGTTTGAACCCTTTGTCGTCCACTATGCGGAGACCTTCATCATCCCCGCCGCCGTGGGCCCCTATGTCATACGTCCCCACGGGGAATCCGTGGGTGCGGAATGCGCCACCCTGAAAGCATTTGTCCGTAGTTAA
- a CDS encoding GntR family transcriptional regulator encodes MKIDHDSPIPLHFQVEQLLRDMLKEARYREGELLPPEAKMAEQLAVSRNTVRAAISRLVQEGCLERKAGLGTRHVKQAIKSNLSGWPSFSREMKQKGVTVEVFSLSSEMVRPDASVMARLRLKGSPSEEHIVKMSRVRGYGGVPAVYSQSWFHPRTKLTASENFARPLYDLIHEASGISVVYSKENISAVVADDDLAELLHCQHGDPILVRERVVKTAAKQEVEYNINYYRADRFTYGLTLQAS; translated from the coding sequence ATGAAGATTGACCACGACAGCCCGATTCCCCTCCATTTCCAAGTTGAGCAACTGCTTCGCGACATGTTGAAGGAGGCGCGTTACCGCGAGGGGGAGCTGCTGCCGCCGGAGGCGAAAATGGCCGAGCAGCTGGCGGTGAGTCGCAACACGGTGCGGGCGGCGATCTCCCGGCTGGTTCAGGAGGGGTGCCTTGAAAGGAAGGCGGGGCTGGGGACGCGGCACGTGAAACAGGCGATCAAGAGCAACCTGAGCGGCTGGCCCAGTTTTTCGCGGGAGATGAAGCAGAAGGGCGTCACCGTCGAGGTTTTTTCCCTGAGCTCGGAAATGGTCCGGCCGGATGCCAGTGTGATGGCGCGGCTTCGGCTCAAGGGATCGCCCAGTGAGGAGCACATCGTCAAGATGTCCCGTGTCCGCGGTTATGGAGGCGTTCCCGCCGTTTACTCGCAGTCGTGGTTCCATCCCCGCACGAAGCTGACCGCCAGCGAAAATTTTGCCCGGCCCCTCTACGACCTTATCCACGAGGCGAGCGGTATTTCCGTTGTTTACTCGAAAGAGAACATCTCGGCTGTTGTAGCCGATGATGATCTTGCCGAACTGCTTCATTGCCAGCATGGCGACCCCATTCTCGTGCGTGAAAGGGTGGTGAAAACGGCGGCGAAGCAGGAGGTGGAATACAACATCAACTACTACCGCGCGGATCGTTTCACCTACGGTCTCACCTTGCAAGCATCGTAG
- a CDS encoding DUF5131 family protein, translating to MESSKIQWCHSTITPVMGCDGCELWPTIKQLIMVLIILILSKIKEQRQVVREAVEKEFEGTPHPTAAWHARERIIENLQSQFPHIPLEDWKEWFEKLFKCYAGSQHIVRGAKPADWTEASTKGYAAVFDIPEKFRNRMAVAANWGPPTAMETEGSPWLAYLPRLIFASDMGDALSDSIDFEFLKTEIIDNVSSAKGQRHIWLWLTKRPKRMAEFAAWLNDVHGLSWPPNLVAITSVTNQATRSRIDEIRQVPAAIRGLSVEPLAEGVELDLKGINWVITGGESGKYAREFDLAWARSIQEQCREAGVAFFMKQAGANVVEDGFPITLVDGHGGDSAEWPADLRVREFPQEFHEYSPTVSKNTDTVSSQNNPHK from the coding sequence ATGGAATCTTCAAAAATACAATGGTGCCACAGCACGATCACCCCAGTCATGGGCTGTGACGGATGTGAGCTGTGGCCCACGATCAAACAACTTATCATGGTTCTGATAATCCTGATTCTGAGCAAAATCAAAGAACAGCGCCAGGTCGTTCGCGAAGCAGTCGAGAAAGAGTTTGAAGGCACACCTCATCCCACGGCCGCATGGCATGCCCGGGAGCGCATTATCGAAAACCTACAAAGCCAGTTCCCGCACATTCCCCTGGAAGACTGGAAAGAGTGGTTTGAAAAACTCTTCAAGTGTTATGCCGGTAGTCAGCACATAGTGCGTGGAGCCAAGCCTGCAGACTGGACCGAAGCTTCCACCAAAGGTTATGCTGCGGTCTTCGACATCCCTGAAAAATTCCGCAATCGCATGGCTGTTGCTGCGAATTGGGGACCACCTACGGCGATGGAGACTGAAGGGTCCCCCTGGCTTGCTTATCTCCCGCGTCTCATTTTCGCATCCGACATGGGTGATGCGCTCAGTGACTCGATTGATTTTGAATTTCTCAAAACAGAAATCATCGACAACGTCAGCAGCGCCAAAGGGCAACGCCACATTTGGCTGTGGCTTACCAAGCGCCCTAAGCGTATGGCTGAGTTCGCAGCGTGGTTAAATGACGTCCACGGACTGTCATGGCCGCCCAATTTGGTCGCTATAACCAGCGTAACAAACCAGGCTACACGATCTCGTATTGATGAGATTCGGCAGGTGCCTGCAGCGATACGAGGCCTCAGTGTCGAACCTCTGGCCGAGGGCGTAGAACTCGATCTCAAGGGTATCAACTGGGTCATTACCGGAGGCGAAAGCGGCAAATACGCGCGTGAGTTTGATCTGGCATGGGCACGATCCATTCAAGAACAATGCCGTGAAGCTGGAGTTGCCTTTTTCATGAAACAGGCCGGTGCCAACGTTGTTGAGGATGGATTCCCCATCACATTGGTCGACGGCCACGGCGGCGACTCGGCCGAATGGCCCGCTGATTTGCGTGTCCGGGAGTTCCCGCAGGAGTTCCATGAGTATTCGCCAACAGTGTCCAAGAACACAGATACAGTTAGTAGTCAAAATAACCCGCACAAATAG
- a CDS encoding PD-(D/E)XK nuclease family protein, with the protein MIALAESPPVVKPGTPPEHISPTSAKDYLGCSLRFFFGRVMAIPSETSPSLHLGKAVHAALQHHHLAVWRGGDTSPESAATAFDGAFTALEKEEGPVSWKTPKAREKAREDGLRVVAAYLDSPAALKESPRAVEVFLREDIDGLSVPLTGAIDLVRRDLTPVDFKTSASKPDPETAAFDHELQLVSYQMMIEKATGQTPPALELLFLVKTRAPQVIPVAIAPADEHRKRRAVMMLETAVQGIAEGRFHPQPGMHCSWCQFRNECAKWKGDAA; encoded by the coding sequence ATGATCGCCCTCGCCGAATCACCACCGGTGGTGAAGCCGGGCACGCCGCCCGAACACATCAGCCCCACCTCCGCCAAAGACTACCTCGGCTGCTCGCTGAGGTTTTTCTTTGGCCGGGTGATGGCCATCCCGAGCGAGACAAGCCCCTCCCTGCACCTGGGCAAGGCCGTGCATGCGGCCCTCCAGCATCACCACCTCGCCGTCTGGCGTGGTGGCGACACGTCCCCGGAATCCGCCGCCACGGCCTTTGACGGAGCCTTCACGGCCCTGGAAAAGGAAGAGGGGCCGGTGTCGTGGAAAACACCCAAGGCCCGGGAGAAAGCACGCGAGGACGGGCTGAGGGTGGTTGCCGCCTACCTCGACTCGCCCGCCGCGTTGAAGGAGTCGCCGAGGGCCGTCGAGGTCTTCCTCCGCGAGGACATCGACGGACTCTCGGTGCCGCTCACGGGTGCCATCGACCTTGTGCGGCGGGATCTGACGCCCGTCGATTTCAAGACCAGCGCCAGCAAACCCGATCCGGAAACCGCAGCGTTCGACCACGAACTCCAGCTCGTCTCCTACCAGATGATGATCGAAAAGGCCACGGGACAGACACCCCCGGCCCTGGAGCTGTTGTTCCTGGTGAAGACCAGGGCACCCCAGGTCATTCCCGTGGCGATTGCGCCCGCCGACGAACATCGTAAGCGGCGTGCAGTCATGATGCTGGAAACAGCGGTGCAGGGCATTGCCGAAGGGCGTTTCCATCCCCAGCCCGGGATGCACTGCTCGTGGTGCCAGTTCAGGAATGAATGCGCCAAGTGGAAGGGAGATGCCGCATGA
- a CDS encoding DUF932 domain-containing protein, which yields MNNVIQLQQQPVTPASTARGIPFEIVENPPGLNTETRPKGLLLHCGAQVVDRADLFGVLTPGGTDTWYPIPHRSLLTEVEHQLRETGFVVRGETHALTHDGARYFGVIEVSLPTRGEQDFSWVVGLRNSHDKSLPAGLVAGTQVFVCDNLCFNGEVKLSRKHTRHVMRDLRQLTARAVGKLGDKFRDLDRRVGAYKRHYLPDRSAHDLVIRAVDCRAITPSQVPAVLSEWRNPRHKEFLPRNGWSLFNAFTEVYKTVNPQTAVKRGQALHGLFDTQVALAG from the coding sequence ATGAACAATGTAATCCAACTACAACAACAGCCGGTAACACCGGCATCCACCGCCCGGGGGATTCCCTTCGAGATCGTCGAGAATCCCCCCGGACTCAACACGGAGACACGGCCCAAGGGGCTGCTGCTTCACTGCGGCGCACAGGTCGTCGACCGCGCGGACCTCTTCGGCGTCCTGACGCCGGGCGGCACCGACACCTGGTATCCCATCCCGCACCGCAGCCTGCTGACCGAGGTCGAGCACCAGCTCCGCGAGACGGGCTTCGTCGTCCGGGGCGAAACCCACGCCCTCACCCACGACGGCGCCCGCTACTTCGGCGTCATCGAGGTGAGCCTGCCCACGCGCGGCGAGCAGGACTTCTCCTGGGTCGTCGGCCTGCGCAACAGCCACGACAAGAGCCTGCCCGCCGGGCTCGTTGCCGGGACCCAGGTGTTTGTCTGCGACAACCTCTGCTTCAACGGCGAGGTCAAGCTCAGCCGCAAGCACACGCGCCACGTGATGCGCGACCTGCGCCAGCTCACGGCACGCGCCGTCGGCAAGCTGGGCGACAAGTTCCGCGACCTCGACCGGCGGGTGGGCGCCTACAAGCGCCACTACCTCCCGGACAGGTCCGCCCACGACCTCGTGATCCGCGCCGTCGACTGCCGGGCCATCACCCCGAGCCAGGTGCCCGCCGTCCTCAGCGAGTGGCGCAACCCCCGGCACAAGGAGTTCCTGCCGCGCAACGGCTGGAGCCTGTTCAACGCCTTCACCGAGGTGTATAAGACAGTGAACCCCCAGACCGCCGTCAAACGCGGCCAGGCCCTGCACGGCCTGTTCGACACCCAGGTGGCCCTCGCCGGGTAG